In Abyssisolibacter fermentans, a single window of DNA contains:
- the pknB gene encoding Stk1 family PASTA domain-containing Ser/Thr kinase — translation MIGKTLGNRYEIIERIGGGGMAIVYKAKCRLLHRYVAVKVLREEFTNNEDFINRFNRESQAAASLSHSNIVGIYDVGAEDNIHYIVMEYVKGKTLKQLIKEKNKLKPKEVIDISLQIAEALNNAHKNKIVHRDIKPHNIMIDDDGKIKVTDFGIARAATTSTVTVTSNVIGSVHYFSPEQARGGYTDAKSDLYSLGIVMYEMLTGKVPFQGDSPISVALKHIQEDITPLCEIDDSIPKTLEKIVTKAVQKDQALRYDNAEEIIDDLQKAKNNLKEDTIEFKCYDDSPTMVIPKEEVMMKKDNETKEIVVPTSRRRNPKAKKINKKQKENNKSSKVLVTIVAIILAFVVTCGLAIGYLYVKDYLVKEEIPIPYVIGLDVDSARKQVNALGLELVVKNEVFNDDYSKGQIVYQTEKAGNTLKSGFPLEVTVSKGSELIEVPDLLNKLSNEAEAVLNNKGLEEGVITHDFSDLPTGIVISQSPKAFQMVKKGTRVNYTISNGPKVNYLIMSNYIGKDINAAKKDLISNGFALGEVKYEKNNDVSKNIVIHQSHPAGQEVEENVVVDFIVSNGSEPTEDSGTETGTNNDTITDTDKDSNTSTDTKKETLNIQLPEDRDTVDVKIYKIQNEQKEVIYEKTVNTSQGGIKIEVTGEGFTKFEIYFDGVYIDDVEYTF, via the coding sequence ATGATTGGAAAAACTCTAGGTAATAGATATGAAATAATAGAGAGAATCGGTGGAGGCGGAATGGCAATAGTATATAAAGCCAAATGTCGTCTTCTTCATAGATATGTTGCAGTTAAGGTATTACGTGAAGAATTTACTAACAATGAAGATTTTATTAATAGATTTAATAGAGAATCTCAAGCAGCTGCTAGTTTATCTCATTCAAACATTGTTGGTATTTATGATGTTGGGGCAGAAGATAATATTCATTATATTGTAATGGAATATGTGAAAGGGAAAACTCTAAAGCAATTGATAAAGGAAAAAAACAAACTAAAGCCAAAAGAAGTTATAGATATTAGCTTGCAAATAGCTGAAGCACTAAATAATGCACATAAAAATAAAATTGTTCATAGAGATATTAAACCTCACAATATAATGATAGACGATGATGGGAAAATAAAAGTAACAGATTTTGGGATTGCTAGAGCAGCAACTACATCAACTGTAACTGTAACTAGTAATGTAATAGGTTCAGTACATTATTTTTCTCCAGAACAAGCTCGCGGAGGATATACTGATGCAAAGTCTGATTTATATTCATTAGGTATTGTCATGTATGAAATGTTGACAGGTAAAGTACCATTTCAAGGAGATAGTCCAATATCAGTAGCATTAAAGCATATACAAGAAGATATTACTCCTTTATGCGAAATTGATGATTCTATTCCCAAGACTTTGGAGAAAATAGTAACTAAAGCAGTCCAAAAAGATCAAGCTTTAAGATATGATAATGCAGAAGAAATAATAGATGATTTGCAAAAAGCTAAGAATAATTTAAAGGAAGATACTATAGAATTTAAATGTTACGATGATTCACCAACAATGGTTATACCTAAAGAAGAGGTTATGATGAAAAAAGATAATGAAACTAAAGAAATTGTTGTACCAACAAGTAGAAGGAGAAATCCTAAAGCTAAAAAAATCAACAAAAAGCAAAAAGAAAATAATAAAAGCTCTAAAGTGCTTGTAACTATTGTTGCAATAATACTAGCATTTGTTGTTACTTGTGGATTAGCTATTGGGTATTTATATGTTAAAGATTATCTAGTAAAAGAAGAAATACCAATACCATATGTAATAGGACTTGATGTTGACTCGGCAAGAAAGCAAGTTAATGCATTAGGTTTAGAGTTAGTTGTTAAAAATGAAGTGTTTAATGATGATTATAGCAAGGGACAGATAGTATATCAAACAGAAAAAGCAGGAAATACTTTGAAATCGGGATTCCCTTTAGAGGTTACTGTAAGTAAAGGGTCTGAATTAATAGAAGTACCAGATTTATTAAACAAACTTTCTAATGAGGCTGAAGCTGTATTAAATAATAAAGGATTAGAAGAAGGTGTTATAACGCATGATTTTAGCGATTTACCTACAGGTATAGTTATTAGTCAAAGTCCAAAAGCCTTTCAGATGGTAAAAAAAGGTACAAGAGTTAATTATACAATAAGTAATGGTCCCAAAGTTAATTATTTGATAATGTCAAATTATATAGGAAAAGATATAAATGCAGCTAAAAAAGACCTAATTTCAAATGGATTTGCTTTAGGCGAGGTTAAATATGAAAAGAATAATGATGTTTCTAAAAATATAGTAATCCACCAAAGTCACCCAGCAGGACAAGAAGTAGAAGAAAATGTAGTTGTTGATTTTATAGTTAGTAATGGTAGCGAGCCAACTGAAGATAGTGGTACTGAAACCGGTACAAACAATGATACAATAACTGATACTGATAAAGATAGTAATACAAGTACAGATACTAAAAAAGAAACATTGAATATACAGCTTCCAGAGGATAGAGATACAGTTGATGTGAAGATATACAAAATTCAAAATGAGCAAAAAGAAGTAATATACGAAAAAACTGTTAATACTAGTCAAGGCGGAATAAAAATAGAAGTAACAGGAGAAGGATTTACAAAGTTTGAGATTTATTTTGATGGAGTATATATTGATGACGTTGAATATACTTTTTAG